A part of Dreissena polymorpha isolate Duluth1 chromosome 13, UMN_Dpol_1.0, whole genome shotgun sequence genomic DNA contains:
- the LOC127854634 gene encoding cilia- and flagella-associated protein 251-like, with the protein MPCKKEVKKGEEEEIVNEGKQNEEEEIERENNGEEETVNGGEKNEEEENVKEKEKNEEEENVMQREKNNGDEIVNEVKKKEKKDNVEVGRKNEDQETVKEREKNEADEIVKEGENNGEEIVKEWEKNEEEESEWEKNEEENNVKEGKKNEEEEIVKKGEKNEEQNNLKEEEENEKEEIAKEGKKMGWKNGKEMEIVEEKQGNRMRRGEVEKEGAGGKEADEEKSIPVVSNKVCALSDEISVFAYEISVSAYEINVCCMLSDEISVSTNEISVCYLMKSVSPLMRSVYVI; encoded by the exons ATGCCGTGCAAG AAGGAGGTGAAGAAGGGTGAAGAGGAGGAGATTGTGAATGAAGGGAAGCAGAATGAGGAGGAGGAGATT GAAAGGGAGAATAATGGGGAAGAGGAGACTGTGAATGGAGGAGAAAAGAATGAGGAGGAGGAAAATGTGAAGGAAAAGGAGAAGAATGAGGAGGAGGAAAATGTGATGCAAAGGGAGAAGAATAATGGGGATGAGATTGTGAATGAAGTGAAGAAGA AGGAGAAGAAGGATAATGTGGAGGTAGGGAGAAAGAATGAGGATCAGGAAACTGTGAAGGAGAGAGAGAAGAATGAGGCGGATGAGATTGTGAAGGAAGGGGAGAATAATGGGGAGGAGATTGTAAAGGAATGGGAGAAGAATGAAGAGGAGGAGAGT GAATGGGAGAAGAATGAAGAGGAGAATAATGTGAAGGAAGGGAAGAAGAATGAAGAAGAGGAGATTGTTAAGAAAGGGGAGAAGAATGAGGAACAGAATAATTTGAAGGAAGAAGAGGAGAATGAGAAGGAGGAGATTGCGAAGGAAGGGAAGAAAATGGGGTGGAAA AATGGGAAGGAGATGGAAATTGTTGAGGAGAAGCAGGGGAACAGAATGAGGAGAGGGGAGGTGGAGAAGGAGGGTGCTGGAGGGAAAGAGGCCGATGAGGAGAAGAGCATACCTGTCGTTTCGAACAAAGTG TGTGCGTTATCTGATGAGATCAGTGTGTTCGCTTATGAGATCAGTGTGTCCGCTTATGAGATCAATGTGTGTTGTATGTTATCTGATGAGATCAGTGTGTCCACTAATGAGATCAGTGTGTGCTATCTGATGAAATCAGTGAGTCCGCTTATGAGATCAGTGTATGTTATCTGA